From a single Tetrapisispora phaffii CBS 4417 chromosome 15, complete genome genomic region:
- the SLM5 gene encoding asparagine--tRNA ligase SLM5 (similar to Saccharomyces cerevisiae SLM5 (YCR024C); ancestral locus Anc_1.449): protein MLSRSSTICLKRALSTISKCHISSLKRLNNSLVLPSSVTDVNGWVKSVRVLKNIAFIDLSDGTTMNSVKVVIPLKNTETDTIDSEVLEHLKKFKTGQSITIKHADLELTPHREQKYELKVNKPISDLSILGDVSENYALQKKYQSLPYLRSNPILKHRTTYLGSLMKFRSQFDFALNKFFNLEDYTKIAAPVLTANDCEGAGELFKVESKNYLDDENKNGMSYFGSSTYLTVSAQLHLEILALALSKCWSVTPCFRAEESDTNRHLSEFWMLEAEMCFTKNITDLTTFVKAMLQYSVKECYDNFNELIPNNAPEGCLSKEKVKERWDLLLNDSSWSSITYTEAIKLLKIQHSKIPFPKYVPRWGEALQTEHEKWLAETCFKGPVFVTDYPSETKSFYMKLNKDEKTVACFDLLLPEIGEIVGGSLREESFEKLSDAIHKRGINKNGDLDWYLELRKEGTVPHGGFGLGLERIILYLYGNYNIRDSIPFYRAAKSKISL from the coding sequence ATGTTGTCAAGATCCAGTACGATCTGCTTGAAAAGGGCATTGTCGACAATATCTAAGTGTCATATTTCCAGtttaaaaagattaaacAATTCGTTGGTGTTACCTTCTTCAGTTACTGACGTTAATGGATGGGTCAAGTCTGTGAGagttttgaaaaatattgcaTTCATAGATCTAAGCGATGGTACGACTATGAACTCTGTGAAAGTTGTCATTCCTTTAAAAAACACTGAAACAGATACCATCGATTCAGAAGTCTTAGAGCATTTGAAGAAGTTTAAGACTGGCCAAAGTATTACAATTAAACATGCAGACTTGGAACTGACGCCACATAGAGAACAGAAATATGAATTAAAGGTTAATAAACCAATAAGTGACTTATCTATATTAGGGGACGTATCAGAGAACTATGCattacaaaagaaatacCAAAGTTTGCCATACTTGAGGAGCAACccaattttaaaacatagAACTACGTACTTGGGATCATTAATGAAGTTCAGATCTCAATTTGACTTTGCATTGaacaaattctttaatttgGAGGACTATACAAAAATTGCTGCACCTGTTTTAACTGCCAATGACTGTGAAGGTGCTggtgaattatttaaagtcGAATCAAAGAATTATCTTGATGATGAGAACAAAAACGGAATGTCATATTTTGGTAGTTCCACCTATCTTACAGTTTCAGCTCAATTACATTTGGAAATTTTAGCCTTAGCTTTATCAAAATGTTGGTCAGTCACACCTTGTTTCAGGGCAGAGGAAAGTGATACAAATAGACACCTATCTGAATTTTGGATGTTGGAAGCGGAGATGTGTTTTACTAAGAATATCACTGATTTGACTACATTTGTAAAAGCAATGCTACAGTATAGCGTTAAGGAATGTTATGATAATTTCAATGAGTTGATACCAAACAATGCCCCTGAAGGTTGTCTCAGTAAGGAAAAAGTGAAAGAGAGATGGGATCTTCTCCTTAACGATTCTTCCTGGAGTTCAATTACTTATACAGAGGCTATTAAACTTCTGAAGATTCAACATTCAAAGATACCATTTCCCAAATATGTGCCCAGATGGGGTGAAGCTTTACAAACAGAACATGAAAAATGGTTGGCTGAAACCTGTTTCAAAGGTCCTGTTTTTGTTACAGATTATCCATCAGAAACAAAGTCTTTCTATATGAAATTGAACAAGGATGAGAAAACAGTCGCATGTTTCGACTTACTATTGCCAGAGATTGGTGAAATCGTCGGTGGCAGTCTAAGAGAAGAAAGTTTCGAAAAGCTATCTGATGCTATCCATAAAAGAGGaatcaataaaaatggaGACTTGGATTGGTACCTAGaattaagaaaagaagGTACTGTCCCACATGGTGGGTTTGGCTTGGGACTAGAAAGAATTATACTATATTTATACggaaattataatattagaGATTCTATCCCATTCTACAGAGCAGCAAAAAGTAAGATATCTCTCTAG
- the NPP2 gene encoding nucleotide diphosphatase/phosphodiesterase NPP2 (similar to Saccharomyces cerevisiae NPP1 (YCR026C) and NPP2 (YEL016C); ancestral locus Anc_1.444) has product MSDIDSFDIDSEVDGVNEILNSDSHPTNSNVWNNVKYWFYRNRLYWQSINNNYVGENGTSRDNGRGIPLYDLDNSGGRLDREHDGSLEFNHSVFNGKHSGLSSFIIRRKLLIRLISVLALFLTFTMLVSGSIKSTHPDQFTSASFLNNLINSHDFDPYKKYTNGSHPFYPLTMMISIDGFHPALISKKNTPFLHSLYTLEKEDYNITSTPYMIPSFPAQTFPNHWSLVTGDYPIDHGIVSNYFHDSVLDDIFEPQNEDPLFWYNASEPIWETIQRAYAKRDSSGKLIDLPYKVATHMWPGSNVDYSKLEKLINVKVPEERTPFYNVKYNQKETFDEKLKNILAYIDVEAISDRPQMILSYIPQIDAFGHLNGYPISVRNGIDEKNTKSGKAFVKLLKELDTFFETLFMEIKARNIEKFTNVLIVSDHGMSDIDVPENVIPYEELLSAESRKSLVSHAIYEGPILTLNVDKKATINSVYQELKRNLNQQLLSPFFNIYLSGQFPPEFNYNFDVESKENDILAKRRVPPIWVVPEPGFAIMDSSDIKKKKDTIIGSHGYNNTHIDMRSLFIGVGPYFNKGYVESFENVEIYKLLCDISGIKLKDRHISFRERKSINSAVESSSNKNEEEDDFETSLIKHNKDIFDANNFDLLLIEDDFSYIEDKFSKWNTYNYIWGGSKAWEEGYDDEDDETLENDTDSYIGGNITMASMPVPGIPSIISSLISSSAIITTDSSGTAHTTTLLQPNTIASTTSATTSASAIASSSASELVPSNSTLGDNVINWFGNLIDDAKDLIDGTKELIDNVVDEVEEMMNNEETSESI; this is encoded by the coding sequence ATGTCAGATATAGATTCATTTGATATAGATAGTGAAGTTGATGGTGTTAACGAGATTTTGAATAGTGATTCTCATCCAACAAATAGTAATGTTTGGAACAATGTTAAATATTGGTTTTACAGAAACAGACTGTACTGGCAgtcaattaataataactatGTTGGTGAGAATGGAACAAGTCGTGATAATGGAAGAGGTATTCCATTATATGATTTAGATAACAGTGGAGGTAGATTAGATCGTGAACACGATGGCAGTTTGGAATTCAATCATTCTGTATTCAATGGTAAACATTCAGGTCTCAGTAGTTTTATCataagaagaaaattattgataagACTTATAAGCGTGTTAGCTTTATTTCTAACGTTCACAATGCTAGTGAGTGGATCGATCAAGAGCACGCACCCTGATCAATTCACATCTGCatcatttttgaataatttgatAAACTCTCATGATTTCGATCCTTATAAGAAATATACCAATGGATCGCACCCGTTTTATCCATTGACTATGATGATATCTATTGACGGTTTCCATCCTGCTCTGATCTCCAAGAAAAATACTCCCTTTTTACattctttatatacattGGAGAAAGAGGACTATAATATCACATCAACACCTTATATGATCCCTTCTTTTCCTGCACAAACATTTCCAAATCATTGGTCCTTAGTTACAGGTGATTACCCAATTGACCACGGTATTGTATCGAATTATTTCCATGATAGTGTCTtagatgatatttttgagCCGCAGAACGAAGATCCATTATTCTGGTATAATGCAAGTGAACCGATCTGGGAGACTATTCAACGTGCTTATGCTAAGAGAGATTCAAGTGGTAAATTAATCGATTTGCCATATAAAGTTGCCACTCATATGTGGCCAGGTAGTAATGTCGATTATAGCAAATTGGAAAAACTTATAAATGTCAAAGTTCCTGAAGAAAGAACTCCATTTTATAATGTCAAATATAATCAAAAGGAAAcatttgatgaaaaattgaagaatattttagCTTATATCGACGTGGAGGCAATCTCAGATAGACCACAAATGATTTTGAGTTACATTCCACAAATTGATGCATTTGGTCATTTGAATGGTTATCCAATATCAGTTAGAAATGGTATTGATGAAAAGAACACTAAATCCGGCAAAGCGTTTGTTAAACTATTAAAAGAACTAGACACATTTTTTGAAACCTTATTCATGGAGATAAAAGCAAGAAATATCGAGAAATTTACAAACGTTTTGATAGTCAGTGATCATGGTATGAGTGATATTGACGTTCCGGAAAATGTTATTCCAtatgaagaattattatcTGCTGAATCTAGAAAATCGTTAGTTTCTCATGCCATTTATGAAGGCCCAATACTAACACTTAATGTCGATAAGAAAGCCACGATTAACTCAGTTTATCAAGAacttaaaagaaatttaaatcaaCAATTATTATCTCCATTTTTCAACATTTATTTAAGTGGACAGTTTCCTCCAGAATTTAACTATAATTTTGACGTTGAGTCGAAAGagaatgatattttagCCAAGAGAAGAGTGCCTCCAATTTGGGTTGTTCCCGAACCAGGATTTGCAATTATGGATAGTTCTGAtatcaagaagaaaaaagacACTATAATAGGGTCTCATGGTTATAATAATACACATATCGATATGCGATCGTTATTTATTGGTGTTGGACCATACTTCAATAAAGGATATGTTGAATCATTTGAGAATgttgaaatttataaattattgtGTGACATTAGTGGtattaaattaaaggaTAGACACATCAGCTTCCGTGAAAGAAAGAGCATCAATTCTGCTGTTGAATCTTCATCGAATAagaatgaagaagaagacgACTTTGAAACCAGTTTAATTAAACACAACAAAGATATATTCGATGCTAACAACTTCGATTTACTATTGATTGAGGACGATTTTAGTTACATTGAAGATAAATTCAGCAAATGGAACACGTACAATTATATCTGGGGTGGGTCTAAAGCATGGGAAGAAGGGTACGATGATGAAGACGATGAAACGTTAGAGAACGACACCGACAGTTACATCGGCGGGAACATAACCATGGCATCGATGCCAGTCCCTGGAATCCCCAGCATCATATCGTCTCTAATATCTTCGAGTGCAATCATCACCACAGACAGTAGTGGAACCGCCCATACAACCACATTACTTCAACCAAACACAATTGCTAGCACCACAAGTGCCACTACGAGCGCAAGTGCAATTGCGAGTTCCAGTGCCAGTGAACTGGTCCCTAGCAACTCGACCCTAGGCGACAATGTAATCAACTGGTTCGGCAATCTAATTGACGATGCCAAAGACTTAATCGACGGCACAAAAGAACTGATCGATAATGTCGTCGATGAAGTAGAAGAAATGATGAACAACGAGGAAACAAGTGAAAGTATATAA
- the EAF5 gene encoding Eaf5p (similar to Saccharomyces cerevisiae EAF5 (YEL018W); ancestral locus Anc_1.447) has product MSSPKNSSTHVGLRPEISELIVLQMIYSLLMAKNGGRGQQVLSSSGGVNESMQDSSMSNSGAPNGPLFRVSLVKLTNEIQNNILINQVISIQENQSMNKIGINDILKIISNLFPGHKTSLVDGQISFHNLQLNSLRTDLIKKYTNFKTQKLQTINKLEERISSVKNHNEAPSSGAATPVWGTKASMNKVTKKDKSRSMMDPKREKLLQLYRDTVLNKLQGKSKIFDDLYRTIDENEKQKKTIPIGIVKSKIEMEHIKTKTPQSVHDLQLILQKSICDGLMRFPVGSKEWKLAKQVQLDFDDTVQFMRRALE; this is encoded by the coding sequence ATGAGCAGTCCAAAGAATTCCAGCACGCACGTCGGTTTGAGACCTGAAATCAGTGAGTTAATTGTCTTGCAAATGATCTATAGTTTGCTAATGGCAAAGAATGGTGGTCGTGGGCAACAAGTGTTGAGTAGCAGTGGTGGAGTGAATGAGAGCATGCAAGATTCTAGCATGAGCAACTCTGGGGCTCCCAATGGACCTTTGTTCAGAGTGTCATTGGTTAAACTAACAAACGAGAttcaaaacaatatattaattaaccAAGTTATATCGATACAAGAGAACCAAAGTATGAACAAGATTGGAATCAACGATATACTGAAGATAATCAGTAACCTTTTCCCTGGACACAAGACATCGTTAGTTGATGGACAGATCAGTTTCCACAATTTGCAACTGAACAGTCTTCGAACTGAtcttattaaaaaatatacgAATTTTAAAACTCAAAAGCTCCAAACAATCAATAAGTTAGAAGAACGTATATCCAGTGTGAAGAACCACAACGAGGCACCCAGCAGTGGAGCTGCAACTCCAGTGTGGGGAACGAAAGCAAGCATGAATAAGGTTACGAAGAAGGATAAGAGCAGGTCCATGATGGACCCTAAGAGAGAGAAACTGTTACAATTGTATCGTGACACAgtattgaataaattacaaggtaaaagtaaaatatttgacGATTTATATAGGACTATTGATGAGAACGAAAAGCAAAAGAAGACAATCCCTATTGGTATAGTTAAGAGTAAGATTGAAATGGAACatattaaaactaaaacaCCACAGAGTGTACATGATTTACAActaatattacaaaaaagCATATGCGATGGGTTAATGAGATTCCCTGTAGGTAGCAAAGAGTGGAAATTAGCCAAACAGGTACAGTTAGATTTTGACGATACAGTCCAATTCATGAGAAGAGCATTAGaataa
- the RHB1 gene encoding putative GTPase RHB1 (similar to Saccharomyces cerevisiae RHB1 (YCR027C); ancestral locus Anc_1.443), producing MESDSLMFGGTHSIQDAPKGLQFKICIFGGKAVGKTSLCVQYVESHFVESHYPTNVQNEFTKMLKYNNQDYTLEIIDTAGQDETSMINSKCLNGCKGIILCYSVNNRHSFDLIKIIWEKLVDQLENINDIPVIVVANKIDSRDTSECKLDRNSIVKKSEGEQLTKYISNSLMSIKQQRNGNKNGHIDNSNNSPVQHIANLPKVGFIEVSTKLNINVDESILILLKEMEYLAANGPLGDDAKCTVM from the coding sequence ATGGAGAGTGATAGTTTAATGTTTGGTGGTACACATTCCATACAAGATGCTCCTAAGGGTCTTCAATTCAAGATTTGTATATTTGGTGGTAAAGCTGTTGGGAAGACATCTTTATGCGTTCAATATGTTGAATCACATTTTGTAGAGTCACATTATCCTACGAATGTACAAAATGAATTCACAAAAATgctaaaatataataatcaagATTATACATTAGAGATCATTGACACTGCAGGTCAAGATGAAACTTCTATGATAAACAGTAAGTGCTTGAATGGTTGCAAAGGAATCATATTATGTTATAGTGTCAACAATAGACATAGttttgatttaataaaaataatatggGAAAAACTGGTAGATCAACTAGAAAACATTAATGACATTCCGGTAATAGTAGTAGCTAACAAGATTGATTCAAGAGACACTAGTGAGTGTAAATTGGATCGAAATTCAATCGTGAAAAAATCAGAAGGAGAACAATTAACAAAATACATATCAAATAGTCTCATGTCGATCAAACAACAAAGGAATGGTAATAAAAACGGACACATTGATAACAGCAACAACTCTCCAGTACAACATATTGCAAACTTACCGAAAGTTGGATTTATAGAGGTAAGTACTAAACTGAATATCAACGTCGACGAATCAATTCTGATATTGTTGAAAGAAATGGAATATTTGGCAGCAAATGGTCCATTAGGCGACGATGCAAAATGCACTGTAATGTAA
- the TPHA0O00850 gene encoding uncharacterized protein, giving the protein MERCVCVCVCVDMSTCAVQTNIACFRVECLDTRFSFQCQRPRSFEGLKSKVLLFLFFMSSVVAVACVLCVLVERYSTAAVLCEIKIRKQSEQHPLKVLVGAQDKSGWIWWDKRGPLNLGCLFVESTFLFGSKILIGRCGCGCILFLFADCLCEVGGHRHCFWKTLALVLFLFR; this is encoded by the coding sequence ATGGAAAggtgtgtgtgtgtgtgtgtgtgtgtggACATGTCGACGTGTGCAGTGCAAACAAACATTGCTTGTTTTCGAGTTGAGTGTTTGGACACTCGGTTCTCGTTCCAGTGTCAACGTCCACGTTCCTTTGAGGGATTAAAGTCGAAGGTTTTGCTGTTCTTGTTTTTCATGTCGTCGGTCGTTGCTGTTGCATGTGTCTTATGTGTTCTCGTTGAGCGTTACAGTACGGCTGCTGTCCTTTGCGAGATAAAAATACGAAAACAGAGCGAACAGCACCCATTGAAGGTCTTGGTTGGTGCTCAAGACAAGAGTGGATGGATCTGGTGGGACAAGAGAGGGCCACTTAACCTGGGTTGTTTGTTTGTTGAGAGCACTTTCTTATTCGGCAGTAAGATACTGATTGGTCGATGTGGTTGCGGCTGTATTCTATTCCTGTTTGCTGATTGTTTGTGTGAAGTTGGAGGTCATCGTCATTGTTTCTGGAAAACTCTGGCTTTGGTACTGTTCCTTTTCAGgtaa
- the MMS21 gene encoding SUMO ligase MMS21 (similar to Saccharomyces cerevisiae MMS21 (YEL019C); ancestral locus Anc_1.448): protein MSIIPESAPMHPDSSKAFHSLRAVDVQDYYKSCINQFYQCIYDLLNLNDTSDLEDESESNIPTYLHYEVLDPIVRSTCESYLKLLTQMKQSKQLTDDTARVKKEYKLLSDQCETFTLDTWDKYVSKELTAPKLSELFNDRSQLNNPNTQTANALPTIELEKDKLLRVLPYLWQNPANVIPDEVIRGAPINQSNTDDDLKIEGGVIELTCPITCKTYRRPMISKKCGHVFDEQGIKSYLETQGERDCPQAACSQKVKLSDFSLDKIMILRCKINKIKQLRVKEDNDKLNQELDIL from the coding sequence ATGAGTATAATACCAGAGTCTGCTCCTATGCATCCAGACTCGTCGAAAGCGTTTCATTCATTAAGAGCCGTTGATGTACAAGATTATTATAAGTCTTGCATAAACCAATTCTACCAATGTATCTACGATTTATTGAATCTGAACGATACATCCGACTTAGAAGATGAATCAGAGAGTAATATTCCGACATATTTGCACTATGAGGTACTAGATCCGATTGTGAGAAGCACTTGTGAATCGTATTTAAAACTGCTGACTCAAATGAAACAATCAAAACAATTAACTGATGACACAGCAAGAGTAAAGAAAGAATACAAGCTTCTTTCTGACCAATGTGAGACTTTTACATTAGATACATGGGATAAGTATGTCTCGAAAGAGTTGACTGCTCCAAAATTATCAGAGTTGTTTAACGATCGTTCTCAACTTAATAATCCAAACACTCAGACCGCTAACGCCTTGCCAACTATAGAATTAGAAAAGGATAAGTTACTGAGAGTGTTGCCATACCTATGGCAGAACCCTGCAAATGTTATTCCAGATGAAGTGATACGAGGTGCTCCAATTAACCAATCCAACACGGATGATGATTTGAAGATAGAGGGTGGTGTAATTGAATTGACATGCCCCATCACATGCAAGACATACAGACGCCCaatgatttcaaaaaaatgtGGACATGTGTTTGACGAACAAGGTATCAAATCGTATTTGGAAACTCAAGGTGAAAGAGATTGTCCACAAGCTGCTTGTAGTCAGAAAGTAAAATTAAGCGATTTCTCtcttgataaaataatgattttaagatgtaaaataaacaaaataaagcAATTAAGAGTCAAAGAAGACaatgataaattgaatcaaGAACTAGACATATTGTAA
- the TPHA0O00840 gene encoding uncharacterized protein (similar to Saccharomyces cerevisiae PMP1 (YCR024C-A) and PMP2 (YEL017C-A); ancestral locus Anc_1.446), translating into MTLPGGVILVFILVGLAVIAILSTIAYRKWQARQKGLQRF; encoded by the coding sequence ATGACTTTACCAGGTGGTGTTATTTTAGTCTTCATTTTAGTTGGTTTAGCTGTTATCGCTATCTTGTCTACTATTGCCTACAGAAAATGGCAAGCTAGACAAAAGGGATTGCAAAGATTCTAA
- the EDC3 gene encoding Edc3p (similar to Saccharomyces cerevisiae EDC3 (YEL015W); ancestral locus Anc_1.442) yields the protein MTDYYGYGVRVELKDGKLIQGKIAKATSKGLTLNEVRFGDGGTSQAFKVRASRLKDLKVLSVGSAKHRGNNNSGNSSTANNGSPRPQSGQNADWKNDDVAGIKKQDDFDFQSSLKMFNKKDIFAQLKQQDEINPDNRLVSHNKKQGTKQDKYDIDELVLPDAKDDAWDTLHTNTSGDVAIAGEGEEDDDDDDYDEDDVDNDKYFPVTKSINITHLLHSASSKNPNEDKSSSGDKTTTDELLTKLGQMIINQSATKDNESRRNSSVRQQALQAKDIKLTVPMATAIQLWEIQRVTSENYGITSTMTNENFAVNASNYIKQKLGGRARLRSQNMNAQPLVIILTSESARVGARALAVGRHLCSNNYIRVITMFTNDINEIKDPLVKEQLDIYTKCGGKFVNTVSQLENTIEKLNSPVELVIDAMQDLNCNLGDLVDDNDNAERKILNMIHWCNEQARKDKQVWSIDIPSGYDNGSGLENFPSSVSATSVLSSGWPLLALPRIQENANTLQDVVVVDIGTPHAAYTHNITLRKFQNCDLFVQHGSLPLII from the coding sequence ATGACTGACTATTACGGATACGGCGTAAGAGTTGAATTGAAGGATGGTAAGTTGATTCAAGGGAAGATTGCAAAGGCTACATCGAAAGGGTTGACTTTGAATGAAGTTCGGTTTGGTGATGGAGGTACTTCGCAGGCGTTTAAAGTTAGAGCCTCGCGTTTAAAAGACTTGAAGGTTTTATCAGTAGGTTCTGCCAAACATAGAGGTAATAATAACAGCGGTAACAGTAGTACTGCCAACAATGGGTCTCCCAGACCTCAATCTGGTCAGAATGCAGATTGGAAGAATGATGATGTTGCGGGTATCAAGAAACAGgatgattttgattttcaAAGCAGTTTGAAGATGTTCaacaaaaaagatatttttgcTCAATTGAAACAACAAGATGAGATTAATCCAGATAACAGATTGGTGTCGCATAACAAGAAGCAAGGGACTAAACAGGACAAATACGATATCGACGAATTAGTTCTACCTGACGCGAAAGACGACGCATGGGATACTTTACATACCAACACTTCTGGAGACGTTGCTATTGCCGGTGAAggagaagaagatgatgacgaCGACGATTACGATGAGGATGATGTggataatgataaatatttccCAGTGACCAAATCGATTAACATCACGCATTTATTGCATTCTGCATCTAGTAAGAATCCGAACGAAGACAAGAGTTCCTCTGGGGACAAGACCACTACTGACGAGTTATTGACCAAACTTGGACAGATGATAATCAATCAATCTGCAACCAAGGACAACGAGAGTCGCCGTAACTCTAGTGTGAGACAGCAAGCATTGCAAGCAAAGGACATCAAACTGACTGTGCCAATGGCGACCGCCATCCAATTGTGGGAGATTCAGCGGGTGACTTCTGAAAACTATGGCATCACCAGCACGATGACGAACGAAAACTTTGCAGTGAATGCCTCGAACTACATCAAACAGAAACTGGGCGGACGTGCACGTCTGCGTTCTCAAAACATGAATGCACAGCCATTGGTGATCATCCTAACTTCTGAATCAGCAAGAGTGGGCGCTAGAGCCCTTGCTGTTGGAAGACATCTGTGCAGTAACAATTACATCCGCGTGATCACAATGTTCACGAATGACATCAACGAAATCAAAGACCCATTGGTGAAGGAGCAACTGGACATATACACTAAGTGCGGTGGCAAATTTGTCAACACTGTTTCGCAATTAGAAAACaccattgaaaaattgaacaGCCCTGTGGAATTAGTGATTGATGCAATGCAAGACTTGAATTGTAATCTTGGAGACCTGGTGGACGACAACGACAACGCCGAACGCAAGATTCTGAACATGATCCATTGGTGCAACGAACAAGCACGAAAGGATAAGCAAGTATGGTCGATTGATATCCCTAGCGGATACGACAACGGGTCCGGCCTGGAGAACTTCCCCTCCTCTGTATCCGCCACCTCGGTGCTCTCCAGCGGATGGCCACTGTTGGCATTGCCGAGGATCCAAGAGAATGCCAACACCTTGCAAGACGTTGTGGTAGTCGACATCGGAACTCCACACGCTGCCTACACACATAACATCACTCTTCGCAAATTCCAGAACTGCGATCTCTTCGTGCAGCACGGCTCCTTGCCACTGATTATATAG